Sequence from the Sanguibacter keddieii DSM 10542 genome:
GCCGGGACGGGCGAGGCGGTCCTTGACCTCGTTCCACAGGTTCGCCGAGCGCAGCGACTGCTCGACGAGGTCGTCGGCCGCCGACTTCGCGATGCGCTTGTTGTTGAGCTTGACACCCGCCAGCACGTTCTCGGCGATCGACATCGTCGGGAACGGGTTGGGGCGCTGGAAGACCATGCCCACCTGGCGGCGGACCTCGACCGGGTCGACGTCGGAGGCGTAGAGGTTCTGGCCGTCCATCACGGCCTTGCCCTTGACGCGCGCGCCCGGGATCACCTCGTGCATGCGGTTGAGCGTTCGCAGGAAGGTCGACTTGCCGCAGCCGGAGGGGCCGATGAGCGCCGTGACCGACCGGGCCTCGATCGTCATCGACACGTCCTCGACCGCGAGGAAGTCCCCGTAGTAGACGTTGAGGTCGCTGACCTCGATGCGCTTGGACATGTG
This genomic interval carries:
- the pstB gene encoding phosphate ABC transporter ATP-binding protein PstB, producing the protein MSKRIEVSDLNVYYGDFLAVEDVSMTIEARSVTALIGPSGCGKSTFLRTLNRMHEVIPGARVKGKAVMDGQNLYASDVDPVEVRRQVGMVFQRPNPFPTMSIAENVLAGVKLNNKRIAKSAADDLVEQSLRSANLWNEVKDRLARPGSSLSGGQQQRLCIARAIAVKPDVLLMDEPCSALDPISTLAIEDLMAELKDDYTIVVVTHNMQQAARVSDRTAFFNIAGTGKPGKLIEMDDTSTMFSSPSQQATEDYISGRFG